CTACTTTATTGATGGAAATCAATTTGTGAAAGGTTATGGTTATTTGTGTAAATTTATATCGACTCGATCACTTTATTTCCTCATTTTATTGACAGTTTTGTAATGCATATTTTCCGTGCGTCACTCCTTTAAACACTACACCTTAGCTTTACTTCGATCTATTTGCGCCAAAACAGAGCAAGCCAACATCTCACACGCATCAATTTGGTGCAGCACCACACCGTTAACTCAAACCTTGATTAATATTCAATGAGTTACATTTGGCTTAGTGCTTGCAAGTGTATGTTCATAATCATAAATACATTGAGGTTCTCACCATGCAAGACACTCTAACAATCGTTCTGGCCGGCGGTGTTGGTTCTCGACTTTCTCCCCTCACCGATAACCGCGCAAAACCTGCGGTACCGTTTGGTGGCAAATATCGAATCATCGATTTCACGCTCGCGAACTGCCTGCATTCTGGGCTCCGCCAAATTCTGGTGCTCACTCAGTACAAGTCTCACTCTTTGCAAAAACACTTACGTGATGGTTGGTCGGTACTAAACCCTGAGCTCGGCGAATACATCACCAATGTTCCCCCACAAATGCGAACAGGTGATAGCTGGTATAGCGGCACGGCCGATGCTATTTATCAAAACTTGTATTTGCTGTCTCGCAGTGAAGCCAAGCATGTGGTGGTGTTATCTGGCGATCATATCTATCGCATGGATTACGCCCCAATGCTCAAGCAACACAAAACGAACGAGGCCGACTTAACCGTGGCGTGCATGGAAGTTTCGATTGATGAAGCCAAAGAGTTTGGTGTGATGGAGATAGACGAATCTCTCGAGATCAATAACTTTACCGAAAAGCCACGTTACCCAGCATGTGTACCCGGTAGGCCGACTCGAAGCATGGCTTCAATGGGTATTTACGTCTTTGATAAAGAGGTGCTAACACAAGCACTACTGGCTGATGCTGAAGACCCGAGTTCAAGCCACGATTTTGGTAAAGACATCATTCCTAAGTTAGTTGGAAATAACAGTGTTTACGCCTATAAGTTTGGAGATACAGAAGGCCGAGTCACTCAAGACGCCTATTGGAGAGATGTTGGAACCCTAGACTCCTATTACCAAGCCAATATGGACTTGCTAAAACCAATTTCCCCTATCGATTTATATCAACCTGATTGGGCAATCCGTACCTACGAACCGCAGCTACCACCAGCGCGAACCATCGCTTCTGTAGAAGGGAACCAAGGGATATTTATCAACTCGATGATAGCGAACGGGGTTGTAATTGAAGGCGGATCTGCGCAAAACTCTATCTTCTTTCCTAAGGTCAAAGTCAGTAATGCCGCAATTGTGATTGATAGTATTCTGTTTGAAGATGTTGAAATAGGAAAAAACTGCCACATTCAAAACTGCATCATCGATAAGAACGTTAAGGTGCCTGATGATACTCAAATAGGCATTAATAGCAGGGACGATGCCGAGCGATTTCATATTTCAAAACTAGGTGTAATCGTAGTGCCATCGTCTTACAAATTCAGTTAATAACACCTATGATGAAACTAGGTTTCTCAATCTAAAGGCAGCTCTGAGTTGCCTTATTTTATGTCTAACTTGACGGCTCACTAGCCCTTGTGGAATGAAAAGATGAGTGCCGTCCATCACATAATAGTCAGCGGTGATTTGTAGATTTATCACTAGAATATATATTTGGATTGATGCTTTATTTGGGTGATAAAAACTAAGCAAGGAAGGTACGTTAGAGCAATGCATCAAGAGTGAAGTATTTTTGAACATGTCTTTAAAACACGAAACATAATATGCGTTCAGTTAATCGGACTTTCAAGGGAGCAAGGATAGATTATTTGATAACACTGAAGTCAATCACACATGTATGCTTTCGCTGTTGGTTAAACTATCCGATGTTTGCTACGTTTAAGTGACACAGTCATTGGAAAGGTATGATTTATGAAAATAAATGTTCAAACACATCATGTATCAATTAACGACGAGTCACGCAAAGACATCGAAGGAAAATTCGAGAAGATATCTAACCATTTCCCATCACTGATTAGCTGCGACATCATCATTACAAAAGAGCACAGCAAGCATCAGGTTGAAGTGTTCACCAACTACGAAGGCGTACGTGTATCGGCAAAAGCTACTGGCGACGTTATGTACCCAGCAATCGCTTCAGCACTCAAGAAACTTGAAACGGGCCTGAGTAACCGTAAGGGACAATTGAAAGCAGACCTGCATGAGAAGCCAACAAGTACGAAGCCAGAAATTGCTTCAGATATCATCCAAGAGATGAAATTGGTATAACTCTATAATTAGAAGCGACCTAACTAATAGAAGTGCATGAACCAACAGAAGCGCATTAACTAATAGAAGCGCACTAAGGTTTTCAAAGCCAGCACATGTTGCTGGCTTTTTCGATCTATGGCCTCAAATGACCTTTCCGTAACTTTGATTTTAGCGATAAAAAGGTCTAGTCATCTCGTTCTTTCCCCACCCTAAAATCACCATCACTTTTAACAATCTTAAGTCACTGGTTGCTATAACAATAACGGATAGTATTTGGTACAGTTATAAGCAGTAATAGAGACAATAAAGGATATTTATTATGAGAAAAATCGCGCTACTTCTATTTCTATCCACTCAAATTATGGCTTGTACAGAAGTCGGAAGTGAAGCTTGGTGTACTGATATGAAAGAGAAACCTAAAGGCGACTGGACGGCTAATGAAGCGGGTGACTTTGCCAAGTATTGTATTTTCTAAACACACCGCAGCGTTCATTAACGATACAGATCGAAAGGCGTTTAACGACAAACTGATCACTCTATATAGCACTAAAAATCGAATAAGTGAGTTTAAGGATGGAACACCAACTAGGTAATGACTGGCAACACATCAACTGGGTATTAACCGACGTCGATGACACGCTCACTTGGCAAGGTTCACTCCCTCCAGAAACCCTGATTGCGCTACAGAAGCTGAGAGACGATGGAATCAAAGTGGTCGCAGTAACAGGAGCCTGTGCTGGTTGGTGCGATCATATTGCGCAACTTTGGCCTGTCGATGCCGTGCTTGGAGAAAATGGCGCTTTCTTGCTAGAGAAGCAAGATGGTGCATTACAGATTTCATCGGAAATACCGCTAGAACAAGTGCGTCAGAACCAAGCCAAGCTAAAACAACAAGTCGAAACGATCTTGTTGAATTACCCAGACTTATCTCTAACTTTGGACCAACCTTACCGCTTGTGTGAGGTCGCTATTGATATCGGCCAAAACCGTAAGCCTGTTGATCCTGAAATAGTGCAAGAGCTACTTGAGAGAATACATGCTTTAGGCGCACACGCGACGGCCAGCTCGATTCATATTAATGCTTGGTATGGAGAGCACTCAAAGAAAAACGCGGTGCATCGTTTTCTCGCAAATAAAGGCCTATCGATCGAACAGATCCATAACCAAGCCTGTTATGTCGGCGATTCAATGAACGATCAACAGATGTTCGAATCACTACCACTCACCGTTGGCGTGGCAAACATTAAGCATTATTGGGATAAGTTAGATCATCATCCAAGTACGGTAATGTCGCAGCCGGGTGGCTATGGGTTTGCAGAATTTGTGGATGCGCTATTGGCAATTAAAAGTTAAAAGCTAGACACTTAAAAATGAATCACGCCCTTCTAATCAGATCTCAGACCACTCTTTAGACATAAAAAAACGACCACTAGGTAGACCGAAGTACCTAGGGTCGTTTGAGCTTCAAAATGCTAGATAAGCTCTTAACTTTCACACAATAAACTGTCTATATGAGTTTATTACGGATATGGATCACTACAGCTTCAGCAATAATAACCACCGCAAAGATACTCACTAATACCATCGACACTTTTTGCCATTCAAACAAATTCTGCGCATCGTTGAGCACCACACCAATACCACCAGCGCCTACTAAACCCAATACTGCAGATTCACGCACATTGATATCCCACCGGAATAATACAATTGAGTAAAATGCTGGCATCACTTGTGGCCAATAACCTTTAAGCAAGATACTCATCCACGAAGCACCTGTTGCGCGCAGAGCTTCAATAGGCCCCATGTTCACTTCAGCAATCGCTTCCGCTAACAGCTTCCCTACAAAGCCGATACTGCGAATGGCGATCGCCATAATACCTGCGAGAACACCGGGGCCAAACAGTGCGATAAACAACAATGCCCAAACCAATGAATTCACTGAGCGTGAAGACACGAGAAAGAATTGCGCAACCCAGTTCAACGCTTTATTAGGTGTGATATTTGGCGCATTCAATAACGCTAACGGAATCGCAAATATCAAGGTAAATAAGGTACCTAATGTTGCGATGTGAAGTGTTTCAATCATCGCTGCGTGGATTGATTCAGGATAGAAGGCATAGTCCATTGGCACCATCCGCTCAAACATATCAGCAAACTGCGCTGGCGCGTCGTATAAGAACTCAGGAATCACTTCCACCGTTTGCCAAGACCAAACAATGGCACACACTAAGCTAAGGTAAACGGAAAACCGAGCCACGCGTTCGTTGGGTGTAAAGCGTTGCCACTCTCTATCGATAGATGCAGTAGTCATTAGAAGATTCTCCTAACAATATTGGAAAGGAATTCACCGACAAGAATCAGTGCGATAATGGTGAGTAAAATAGCGGCGACAAAATCGTAATCAAAACGCTGGAATGCCGAGAACAGCGTACCGCCAAGGCCCCCCGCCCCCACAATACCCACCATAGTGGAATTACGTAAATTCGAGTCCAGCTGGTAGCTAGCAAAACCAATAAAACGCGTGAATACCTGTGGCATCACCGCATATAAAATGACACTAATGAAACTCGCGCCTGTTGCCTTAATCGCTTCAACTGGTTTAAAAGAGATCTCTTCAATCGCTTCTGCAAACAGCTTGGCAATAAAACCAATCGATGCGAATACCAAGGTCAGGATCCCGGCCAAGGCACCAAAGCCCACCGCTTTCACGAATAGAATTGCGATGATCACCGGATGAAAAGAACGACATAGTGCAATGAAGCAGCGTATTGGCGTCGACACGATTGAAGGCATCATGTTTCTCGCGGCTAACAAGCCTAGAAACAGAGAAATGACGATACCAAAGAAGCTAGAGATAATAGCAATCTGCAAGCTCTCTGCTAAACCGCTCAATAGTAAGCTGGTACGCGAAAAATCAGGCGGAAACATTCTAGCGAGTAACCGCTCACTTTCACCAAAACCAATGATCAAACGGTCAAAGGTCAGCCCTAACGTCGAAAAGCTATAAAACAGATAAGCAACTATCGCAGCGATGATTGCTCGGTTAGTCCATGAGGTTCTGAACGGATTTTCGTGCTTCGAAATTGAACTCGCTGACGAAGATTCGCTTGTTGACGATGCACTTGTTGAAGAACTTGGGTTTAATCCAGCCATGACTCACCCCCGTAAATGATTTTTAGGTCTTCTTCTGAGATGCCTTCAGGGTTGCCGTCATAATGCACCTTGCCGTTACACATTCCGATGATGCGCTTGGCGTAACGCTTGGCTAAGTTCACATCGTGGATATTAACCAACACAGGGATGTTCTTCTGCTTGGCGAAGGTTTCCATGAGCTCCATGATCTCAACCGCAGTCTTTGGATCAAGTGATGACGTCGGTTCGTCAGCCAATAAGATATATGGGTCTTGCATCACCGCTCGAGCGATACCAACACGCTGCCTTTGCCCACCCGACAAACTGTCGGCACGTTGGTTTGCAAAGTCTTGTAGGCCTACAAATTCAAGTAACTCGAAAGCTTTTGCTAAATCTTGTGAGGAGTAGTTACGACGCCACGCATTCCAGGCTGTCATGTAACCTAAACGGCCACTCAACACGTTCTCAATAACCGTTAAGCGTTCCACAAGGTTATATTCTTGGAACACCATGCCGATGTGTCGACGCTGTTTACGTAGCGCTTGGCCTTTTAATTGAGTCAGGTCAGCGCCATCAAAAATGATCTCACCTTGGCTTGGATCGTTGAGACGGTTGATACAGCGCAGAAGCGTACTTTTACCGGTACCGGATGGACCAATGATCGCGATGATACCAGGCTCATCGATATCAATATTAATGCCTTTAAGGATTGGCTTGCCTGCCACGTATTCGTGGAAAAGGTTGTTTATCTTTATTCCTTCATAGCTTGCTACGGCCATACTGCATTTCCTTTTGCGAATTTTAAATGATCTATGCCCTACCCGCGAGGGCATAGATTGTTAGGTGAGGTAAGTATTCTGAGAGCTAGGTCTTGCGAGAAAGCTACGCCTTCAGAGAGAGCGAAGTCTCGAGAAACCTAATATTCTTAAAGAACAGAGCGCTAGCCGTTGTTCGCTTGTTTTGCTAGCTCAGCTGCTTTTTTCTTTGCACGTTTAGCCGCATCTTTTTCAGCCAGTTTCTTCAAGCCAGTTTTGGTGTAAGCCGTACCTGTCGCATGAGCGATATCACGAATTACATCCCACTCTTCTTTGTAACTGATTGGAGAGAAACGGTCAGCACCTTTAAACGATGCGCTCATTTCTGGTGTAAAGCGGTAGCTAAAGAAAGCCTCGTTGATCTTCTCAACAAGCTCTGGTTTTAGGTTATATGCGTAGCCGAAAGCAGACGTTGGGAAGCGTGGGCTTCGGTAGATTATCTTCAATTCAGAGTCGTCGACACGACCTGCTGCGACCATACGATCATAAACATCAGATGCCACAGGTGCCGCATCATAGTCTCCGTTGAAAACACCTAAAATAGATTGGTCATGTTTACCCGAGTAAAGCACTTTGTAATCTTCATCTGGCACTAGACCTTTCGCAGGGAATAACGCACGTGGAGCTAGGTTGCCAGAGTTGGAAGATGCAGAAGTATGTGCAACCTTTTTGCCTTTCAGATCAGTCATTGTATTAATGCCGCTGTCTTTACGCACAATGGTGATCAGGTTGTAGCCTTGGAAACCAGACTCATCGCCTTTGACCGCAATTGGAACGTAACCTGCTAGGTTAACGGCGTAGCCTGTTGGGCCCGTAGAGAAACCCGCAACGTGTAGTCGACCAGAGCGCATCGCTTCTACTTGTGCAGAGTTCGAGTGCACTGTGTAATAGATTACTCGCTTACCCGTAATTTTGCTTAGGTGAGCTTGAAAATCCGCGAACGCATCTTTGTATAACGCAGGGTCTTCTACCGGTGTGTAAGTAAACACAAGCGTACTTGGGTCGTTCCACTCATCTGGATTCTTTGGCGAATCGGCGACCAAATCTTGGTTTTCATCACAGTATCGATCGTCTAACACACCACGACTAGAGCAGTCGCTTGCCATAGCCATTGAAGGAAGTAGTAATGAGCTAGCGATTAACAGTCCTTTAACACTGATTTTCATATTCAAACCTTACTTTTACTTATTGTTGAAAGTCACCTTCACTATTGCAGCCTTTATGCCATGTTTTTATTAATTAAATTTCAACAACTTACAACAAAACCCAAAATAACTAATATCCTTTGAGTCATTTATGTCCAACGAAAAACTCATCATTTGGGTCATTTCTGTCCCGCCCAATTTCAGTGGTAAAAAAAGAGCCCGAAGGCTCTTTGGTTCACTGCTTTTTCTCTTATTATTTGGCAGAGCGATTAACTATCAACAGTCAAA
This genomic window from Vibrio toranzoniae contains:
- the glgC gene encoding glucose-1-phosphate adenylyltransferase, whose product is MQDTLTIVLAGGVGSRLSPLTDNRAKPAVPFGGKYRIIDFTLANCLHSGLRQILVLTQYKSHSLQKHLRDGWSVLNPELGEYITNVPPQMRTGDSWYSGTADAIYQNLYLLSRSEAKHVVVLSGDHIYRMDYAPMLKQHKTNEADLTVACMEVSIDEAKEFGVMEIDESLEINNFTEKPRYPACVPGRPTRSMASMGIYVFDKEVLTQALLADAEDPSSSHDFGKDIIPKLVGNNSVYAYKFGDTEGRVTQDAYWRDVGTLDSYYQANMDLLKPISPIDLYQPDWAIRTYEPQLPPARTIASVEGNQGIFINSMIANGVVIEGGSAQNSIFFPKVKVSNAAIVIDSILFEDVEIGKNCHIQNCIIDKNVKVPDDTQIGINSRDDAERFHISKLGVIVVPSSYKFS
- the hpf gene encoding ribosome hibernation-promoting factor, HPF/YfiA family — translated: MKINVQTHHVSINDESRKDIEGKFEKISNHFPSLISCDIIITKEHSKHQVEVFTNYEGVRVSAKATGDVMYPAIASALKKLETGLSNRKGQLKADLHEKPTSTKPEIASDIIQEMKLV
- a CDS encoding DUF3012 domain-containing protein, translated to MRKIALLLFLSTQIMACTEVGSEAWCTDMKEKPKGDWTANEAGDFAKYCIF
- a CDS encoding HAD-IIB family hydrolase, yielding MEHQLGNDWQHINWVLTDVDDTLTWQGSLPPETLIALQKLRDDGIKVVAVTGACAGWCDHIAQLWPVDAVLGENGAFLLEKQDGALQISSEIPLEQVRQNQAKLKQQVETILLNYPDLSLTLDQPYRLCEVAIDIGQNRKPVDPEIVQELLERIHALGAHATASSIHINAWYGEHSKKNAVHRFLANKGLSIEQIHNQACYVGDSMNDQQMFESLPLTVGVANIKHYWDKLDHHPSTVMSQPGGYGFAEFVDALLAIKS
- the phnE gene encoding phosphonate ABC transporter, permease protein PhnE, which translates into the protein MTTASIDREWQRFTPNERVARFSVYLSLVCAIVWSWQTVEVIPEFLYDAPAQFADMFERMVPMDYAFYPESIHAAMIETLHIATLGTLFTLIFAIPLALLNAPNITPNKALNWVAQFFLVSSRSVNSLVWALLFIALFGPGVLAGIMAIAIRSIGFVGKLLAEAIAEVNMGPIEALRATGASWMSILLKGYWPQVMPAFYSIVLFRWDINVRESAVLGLVGAGGIGVVLNDAQNLFEWQKVSMVLVSIFAVVIIAEAVVIHIRNKLI
- the phnE gene encoding phosphonate ABC transporter, permease protein PhnE, producing MAGLNPSSSTSASSTSESSSASSISKHENPFRTSWTNRAIIAAIVAYLFYSFSTLGLTFDRLIIGFGESERLLARMFPPDFSRTSLLLSGLAESLQIAIISSFFGIVISLFLGLLAARNMMPSIVSTPIRCFIALCRSFHPVIIAILFVKAVGFGALAGILTLVFASIGFIAKLFAEAIEEISFKPVEAIKATGASFISVILYAVMPQVFTRFIGFASYQLDSNLRNSTMVGIVGAGGLGGTLFSAFQRFDYDFVAAILLTIIALILVGEFLSNIVRRIF
- the phnC gene encoding phosphonate ABC transporter ATP-binding protein produces the protein MAVASYEGIKINNLFHEYVAGKPILKGINIDIDEPGIIAIIGPSGTGKSTLLRCINRLNDPSQGEIIFDGADLTQLKGQALRKQRRHIGMVFQEYNLVERLTVIENVLSGRLGYMTAWNAWRRNYSSQDLAKAFELLEFVGLQDFANQRADSLSGGQRQRVGIARAVMQDPYILLADEPTSSLDPKTAVEIMELMETFAKQKNIPVLVNIHDVNLAKRYAKRIIGMCNGKVHYDGNPEGISEEDLKIIYGGESWLD
- the phnD gene encoding phosphate/phosphite/phosphonate ABC transporter substrate-binding protein, with the protein product MKISVKGLLIASSLLLPSMAMASDCSSRGVLDDRYCDENQDLVADSPKNPDEWNDPSTLVFTYTPVEDPALYKDAFADFQAHLSKITGKRVIYYTVHSNSAQVEAMRSGRLHVAGFSTGPTGYAVNLAGYVPIAVKGDESGFQGYNLITIVRKDSGINTMTDLKGKKVAHTSASSNSGNLAPRALFPAKGLVPDEDYKVLYSGKHDQSILGVFNGDYDAAPVASDVYDRMVAAGRVDDSELKIIYRSPRFPTSAFGYAYNLKPELVEKINEAFFSYRFTPEMSASFKGADRFSPISYKEEWDVIRDIAHATGTAYTKTGLKKLAEKDAAKRAKKKAAELAKQANNG